One Gemmatimonadales bacterium DNA segment encodes these proteins:
- a CDS encoding Maf family protein: MTMPTIVLASASPRRRQLMDMLHIPVIVAPANVQEIRLPREAPPAYSRRLARDKARAVPGALVLGADTIVVVDDDVLEKPADDADALQMLRRLQGRSHVVITAVCLIANGTEYHAADETRVTFRRCGEPMLLDYIATGEPHDKAGAYGIQGWGAALVERIDGDFFGVMGLPVRLVLDLLRQAGYEYRFPR, translated from the coding sequence ATGACAATGCCGACGATCGTCCTGGCGTCGGCGTCGCCGCGCCGTCGCCAGCTGATGGACATGCTGCACATTCCGGTGATTGTCGCTCCGGCGAATGTGCAGGAGATCCGCCTGCCGCGCGAAGCGCCGCCCGCCTACTCGCGCCGTCTCGCCCGCGACAAGGCCCGCGCCGTCCCGGGCGCGCTCGTTCTCGGTGCGGATACGATCGTCGTGGTCGATGATGACGTGCTGGAGAAGCCGGCGGACGATGCCGACGCACTGCAGATGCTGCGCCGGTTGCAGGGGCGGAGCCACGTGGTGATTACCGCGGTCTGCCTGATCGCCAATGGCACCGAGTATCACGCCGCCGACGAAACCCGCGTCACCTTCCGCCGCTGCGGCGAGCCGATGCTGCTCGACTACATCGCCACGGGCGAACCGCACGACAAGGCCGGTGCCTACGGGATCCAGGGATGGGGCGCGGCACTTGTCGAGCGAATCGACGGAGATTTCTTCGGCGTGATGGGCCTGCCGGTGCGTCTGGTCCTCGATCTCCTCCGTCAGGCGGGATACGAGTACCGCTTCCCGCGATAG